In Methanococcoides sp. LMO-2, the genomic stretch TTGCGTTCTTGAGGATGATCTTGACACCGCCTGTACCGGATGAAGATGGCATCATCATTGGCATACCCTGCATTGGCATTGCTGCCTGCATCATTGTTGGTGCTGCTGCTTCTTCCTTTACCTCTTCCTCTTCTTCAGGCTCTTCCTCTGCTTCCCATCTCTCAACGATCGGATGAGCTTTGTCAGTAAGGAAATTCCTCAATGAATCAAGGTCTGCTGCATCTTCTTCGGTTGCGACCTTATCAGCGATCTCAGCCGGAATATCAGAAAGTACACGGTCCTTCAGGTTCTTTGGCATCCATACAACACGGCCCCATCCGCCATCTGCCTGGATGAACTTTGGTGACCTGAAGTAGTTGATACCTACACCAAGGAAACCGGCAACCTGCTTTCCACCACCTGTCTGACCTGCCATTGTGGAGAATGGAAGACCGTTTGGTGCAGTGCCTGCATAGTCCCTGTCTATCCAGCCAATACCATCGACCTCAGGTATGTAGAAACCTACTACCTCGAAGCAACCACAGGATGTGTGTGGATATTCGAAGAATGAGTGAAGCTTGATACGGTCATATTCGCCGCTTGAAAGTGACTTTGCGATCTCGTTAACACCGGAGAACTCACCGGATTCCACATCGATCACATCGCCTTTAGGAATAGCGAACTGTGGCCCTTCTGGATCTACCTTTGCTGCTGCACGACCGTCGAACCAGTTGATGGCACCACAAAGTGAGATCCTGTCTGGTGTTATTACACAAACATTGGATGGTGCAAATGACTGACAGAGACTGCATCCGTAGAATGTGTCAACATCTTCCTCATGCAGGTCACGGGTCCTGTCGTCCCTTGACTGGTAGACTGCCTTTACAGCGTCCATCTCTTTCTCGATCTCAGCGAGGTCTGTTACATAGACAGCTTCGACCTTCTCAATGAATGGAAGCTCGTTCTTGAAGAGCATCATAACAGCTTTTGCGATCGGTTCAAAGGATGTTAAGCCCTTGGACACAGCATCCTTGCTGACACGAACCCAGACATCATAGCGCTGGTTCAGGTGCATCATACCCTGGATGTAGTTCTGGAAATCGTGGTTCCTACGTTCGACAATGGACTCGAGGTCTTCTTCCACAAGTTCTCCTGCGATCTTGTAGATCATTGCGAATGGGTGTCTTGAACCTTCTTCCATCTCTGAAAGGTCAGGGCCGATAAGTGTAAACCTACCGTCCTCTACCTCATCCATAGGTGTAGCTCTTACAAGCTCATATCCTTTTGATTTCGGTCCTGAGAGTTCGACGTGCATGCCATCCTTTCTAATCCTTTCCCCTTCGAACATAGGGGAAATCTCAAAGGGGAATTCTTCTGCCATATTTTATCCTCCGTTTATGGTCATCTAATTGTTGTAATGTGATTTATGTAATTTTGTTGGTCTTAGAGATTCTCGATCAATTCATCCAGTGCTTCGATGTGAACCTCAGGGCTGATGTTCCCGAAGGACATGGTAGCGTTCTGGACGTAATGCCTTTCAATTGAAATGGTCTTGAGGCTGGAAAAGCTCTTGAGACCGGAAAGTACCTGGTTGAGATAGTATTTCATATGTCCCAGCATGATTACGGTATCATACTGCCCTTCGCCGTCAAGTCCATTCCAGTTCGGATCACAAAGGTAGGTTGCCAGTAAATGCACGTTAATGTATTTTGCATTGACACCAGAATCCACCATTCCACTGATAGAGTGGCCGGTAGCTGCTACCGGCAAATCTGCTTTCTTTGCAATCTCGATGGTACGCTTCAACAGCTCTTCATCCTTAAGGATCTGTGATCCTACGATGAAAAGAGGGCGTTTTGCCTTTGAGATCATCTTTCCAGCAACATTTGGCTGTACTGCCTTTGAGGTCTTGCAACCGTATGTGCAGTGTATCTGAGTGTTCTTAATAACGTCGACCATGATTAAGCCTCCTTGCAAAGTCTCTTAAGGTTAGTCGGCTGTGCTGAAACATCGGATTTCATTGCTGGTCCGGAAAGGATCTTCTTTCTCTTCCAGTCGATCTCCCATCCATGTTCTGCTTCCAGGATCTTCAGCAACTCTTCACGCTTTGCGAGCGGAAGATCTGTCTCGGTCCTGACAAACTTGTGCCAGTCGTCGGGCATGACACCGAGATATTTCTGGGTAAGCTCAATGTAATGTGTCAGCTTGATCATTCTTCCCATGTTGTTATCACTTGGGCGGATGCAGCTCTTTGCGAGCATTGGCATCATTTCCTCAACGGTCTCAGCAGTGGTAAGCAGATAGTCCGGAGCTGCCGGGATTGGCATCTCGCTTCCATCCCTTGCGTCAAAGACCTTCCATTTCTCTTCCTCATATGGCTTTGCGATAAGTGCCCTGCGGTACTTTGAACCATGAGGACCGAGGATTACAGGGACACCAAGTCTGTTGCAGCCTGTTCCGATGGAAGCTGCCTTCTGGGAGTATGCACCCCATGCAACACCAACAGCACCAACACGATTGAGTGTGTAATCTGCGATCTCCTCGTAGTTACCGGAGATGTTCTTCTGTGCGAAGATAGCTGCGACCTTGATAACAGCACCTGAGATGTGTGAGTTGGAAACACATGAACCTGTGTTCATCAGGCCACCGCTCCTGAACCTTGATGGATACTGCTCGTAAAGTGTCAGGCCATCCTCGTTCTTGTACATACCGAGGTCCATTGCGGAACAACCAGAAACAACAACGATGTAGTTCCTTCTGAGCATCTCATCTGCGATCCTGTAGAGATCCTTTGTTCCGTCAGGATAATTGGAACATCCGACAAGTGCAACGATACCTGGTGTTGTACCAAGGACAAGGTTGACACCTTCTTCCCTGATCTCAGGATCACTGATAGGTCCTCTTCCTGCACGAACCTTTCCGACCTCCTCACTGATGAGGCGCTGTGAGCACTTCTCAATGACGTCAACGATGGTGATATCTTTAGGACATGCGAATTCGCAGCGGCCACATGCAATACATTTGTCATGAATCCACTCGAACTTTGTCAGGTCACCTTCGCTAAGGTGCGTAAATGCCTCACTGAGAGGGAGGCTGTCAGGACATGCAATTTCACAGGCACCACAGTGAACACAGGTATCTGCAATTGCCTTAAGGTCCTCTTCTGCAGGAAGTGCTTTGATTCCTTTCTGCTTCCTGATCTCGGACATCATCATCGTAAGACGTGGTGCAAGTTCTCCAAGCTTCTCATAATCGAACATAAGTGCACCCTTTTCCTTGCCAGTCGTAAGATCTTCAATGATGTCTTCGATATCATCATTGGAACGGTCCTTAAGGCCGTACATGACCTTGTCGTTGGTTGTAATGACAGGGATCATGAGCTTGCTTGCCTCTTCAAGGACATCAGCACGGATACACTGTTCATCGACAACGATAACATCAGGAATACCGGACCTGATGGTCTTAAGCTCCTTTGCAAGGGTACCGACGATCTTTGCCTGTGGAGCTGTCCTGTCCTCTGCCTTGTAACGGGTCATGTCAAGTGCAGTACAACACAGACCTCCAAGCTCCATTGTATCATTGAGGCCGTTATCTTCCATGTAGTCAATGATATCGGTGATCGCTGCGACGTTGTGGCCAATAACGATCAGTGTAGGCTTGGAAGAATCAATGCATCCCATTCCAATATCGGAAAGTGGTGGTTCCTCATCTGCCTTAGGGAACTCAAGACAGGATATCTGTGCAATATCTGAGATCTCCATACCAACGTGGTCAAGCATACCACCATGAAGTGCCTTTGACTCGAAATCGATCGCTGCCCCTTCCTGACCCATGTGGACAGCTGCAAGCAACTGAGTAAGCTGCTCCTCAACATAGCTGAGGACATTATCAAGGTCACCGAGTGTCTTTGGCTGGACACCTGTGACAAGCTGGACGTTCGGAGCTATGATATTAGTAGCGCCAACATCAAGCGGGTGATCCTTGCCATAAAGACCGATCAGGTGATGAAGAAGGTGTCTTCCGTGTCCGGAGTGTGCTGCTGCACCTGTGATGACACGAAGCATGAACTCACGTGCATTGTGGCCTGCAAGGTCGATACCACATGCTCCTTCTTTGTTACCACTAAGGTCACAAGGTCCGAAAGTACAGTAACAACACTGGTCACACATTGGAGTATAGACAGCATTGTACCTGTCAAGAATATTATGATCCCAATCTCTTAGTGTTGAGACATTGGGCTTAACAGTAGGCCCAAGCTCAACATCACTGCTTTCTGCTTCTTTTTCAATAGCACCTACAATGTTGTTGATGGTGATCTGAACATTTTCGAGGTCGTCGATAGAAAAACTACCTGTAGTTAGCTCACTCATATGTTTTCTCTCCTCCTGGATTGAACATTTCATAGTTTAAATGATTATATAGACTATTTCCCACGGGTGTTACGAATTAAATAAAACGTAATAACTGACGTACAGTCTTTGCAATGTTGGATGTAGTATGTATATCACGTATATAAGCGTTTCGACTATTTATCATGATTATACTAGATAATTCTTTTGTGAGTTTACACCGTTACAGAATATAAAAACACAATGCTAAGGCGACATAATATACAAAATCATGACACACTGTAACATAAGTAACGATGTTAACAATCTAACCATTAACAAAATGATAGATTTCGCCAAATATAACACATTGAAGACAAAGTACCAGACAATTCTCTATAAATTCATTTTTTAAAAGCTATTTGCCAATGAGCAGTTTGTCAAAAATCATATATCAGAAATCATTTTATTTGATAGCAGATATTGACATAATGGATCGAAATAATGTTATTTCCGATCGGGAGGATACATTGGACAATAAATGCTGGATATGTGGCAAGCAGGAACCCATGATGTTCACCTGCCGTCATTGTGGCAAAACGTTCTGCTCAGATCACCGACTTCCTGAGAGACACGCCTGCGAGGGCCTTGAACGAGGTGCAGGATATTCTTCAGGGACCTCAGGAACTTCAGGTAACTACAACAGGACATACACTGGCGGCCAGTCATACGGTCCGGAAGTGGATGAGGCCATTAAGAACATGATGAAAGATGCAGCAAAGACTGCTGCAAAAGGAGCTGCCACAGGTGCGGTTTACCGAACAAGGTCATCGATATCGACAAGTCCTTCAATGGCAATAATATTCATCTGCATAATATCATTCTTCCTGGAACTTATACCGGGTTACGTGGAACTATTCCAACTGGTCCCGAGCATGATCTTCGCAAGACCATGGACAATGATCACACATATGTTCCTGCATGGTGGCTTTGGACACATCTTTTTTAACATGCTTGTCTTGTTCTTCTTCGGAAGGGAACTTGAAAGACGCATAGGAAAGGACATGTTCCTCTATGTTTACTTCATATCAGGCATAGTAGCAGCTCTTGGATATGCACTTACCAGCAATACCGGATTACCTATGATCGGAGCCAGTGGTGCCATCATGGGAGTTTTCGCAACGCTCACAGTGTTGGCACCTGAAATGCAGGTCTATGTATATTTCATACCAATGCGGATCAAGTATGCGCTCCTGCTCTTTGCACTACTCGATTTTGCGCTGATAGGAGCAAACGACATGGTCGCCCATACTGCACACCTAAGTGGAGTTCTTGTGGGCCTTTACATGGGATTCAGGATCAAAAGCTCTGGTAAACAGCGCAGGAGAACAGGGTACGATACGCGAAGGTGGTGAAACTGAAAGTTAACAACTCCCACCTTGCAAGATATCGCCCAAGACCAGAAGAAGGGGAAGAGATCCCCATACAGTTCATTGAAATGGAAGAGAGGGTCGCAGGATGGTCACCTGAACTTAAAAAGACCATCTACCTTACAGCGCCATGCAATTATGATCCCGACAAGCTCAAGCGTGTGCGCGAGGTCTTCCTCCTCAAAGTATACAACTGGTTTCTGGATGGGATCAGCATAATAGAACTGTCACACACAGAGCGGATCCAGTTCGAAGACGTTCTGAACGACTTCCTCCTGTACGGAGGAGAATTGCGTTACACAAGAATAAAAAAGGGGAAAAGAAACATAAATCACTTCAGGCTTGAAGACAAAAATATTGAAGTGCGTGCGAAAAAAAGTACCCTGAAAGAGATATTATGAGACTCTGCTTTTCATAAATTTAGCATATCGTAAAGTACGTATTGTGCCTTTCAACAGAACACATCAGGAATAAATGGGTAACAGAATCAAGCGGAGATACTAAATAATATATGCTCATTTCTTAAAAGGAAGGGTTAGAGGGGAGCCACAACATAGATAATTCACTTGTGATCAGTTCATGAACGCTTCATATAAGAAACATAATAATTATAATTCATAAGGATATATTATAATAATAAAATTTGAGGGAAGCATGCAGAACGTTAAAACTGGATTCAATTCCATTGTCAAGTATCTTAGTACAAAAAAGGAAACCGACAGGAGACGCATAGGGCTTCTTGTTGATGGCCCTAACGTACTGCGAAAAGAGTTTAATGTAAACCTTGAAGAGATACGTGATGTATTAAAGGAATATGGCAATGTAAAGATAGGAAGGGTTTTCCTGAACCAGTATGCATCAGATAAACTGGTAGAAGCAATAGAGAACAATGGTTTTGAGCCTATAATTTGCTCCAGTGATGTTGATGTTCGTCTTGCAGTGGAAGGAATGGAACTGGTATACAACCCAACCATTGATACAATAGCACTGGTTACAAGAGATGCTGATTTTAAGCCACTTCTAACCAAGGCCAACGAACATGGCAAAGAGACCATAATCTTTGGTGTTGAACCCGGATTCTCAACCGCCCTCCGTAATTCTTCTGACTATGTTGTAATACTTGACAACAATCAGATGAACTATTATGAAGAGGAAGAGAACGATAGGTCACATGTTCTCAGGACATCCACAACAATTTGAATTCTAAAAACATATAAAACTATTTTCTGCATGCAAATGATATGCATGCAGTCACAGAACAATACCTTACATTAGTTCTGTTTTTTTTTGATTGGAACTTGTTCCTGAAAAATTATTCCTGATGCGACTGTACCATCTGTATAAGAGACTCAAGCCTATCACGAGATAAGCCTTTTTTGACTTCCGTACAGTTCTTTACTTTTCCAATGAGAGTACAAAGCTCATCGTGATCCAGATGATAGCCGAGGTCCTCCACAATACCCCTGAGGGCCTTCTTTCCAGTATGCTTGCCTACTATCAGGTTACGCTTCCCACCAACCATCTCAGGACTAAAAAGCTCATAGGTACGTGGCTCTTCGAGGATCGCCATTACATGAATACCGGACTCATGAGTGAAAGCATGCTTGCCAACTACTGACTTGTTCACAGCAATAGGCAATCCGGAATATTCCTGAAGCTTACCTGAAATTGCAGTAAGTTTTGTGGTATCATACCTGTCAATGCCATGCTGTACCCTTAAGGCAACCAGAAGCTCTTCAAGAGAGGCATTACCTGCCCTTTCACCAATTCCATTGACCGTGGTATGCAGTTGCTTTGCTCCGGCCTCTGCAGCTACAAGGGTATTTGCGGTTGCCATCCCCAGGTCATCGTGGCAGTGGATACAGATCGGAGTATTAACGACCTTCTTGATCTCAGATACCAGATAATGAGTAGTGGCAGGACTTAAGATACCAATTGTGTCTGCAATGCTTACGTAATCAACTTTATATTCCTCTGCTGCGAGGAATGCTTTTTTGAGAGTTTCCACGTCAGTCCGGGTACCATCCTCTGCTGCGAACCTTACCTTAAGGCCATGGTCCTTTGCATGTTCGATAGCACCCATTGCACAACTGAAAACATCTGCACAGCTCTTATGGTACTTGAACTTCAAATGAAGGTCTGACATTGCAATAAAGATGCTGACAATATCAACATCACAATCTATTGCTGCATCAACATCACTTATGACAGAGCGTGCAAGACAACAGATGTTCGAGTCCAGTCCCATATTGCTGATCTCTTTAACGATCTCTTTCTCAGAACTGGAGACAACAGGAAATCCGGCTTCGATGACCTCAACACCTATAGCATCCAGCTCACGTGCAAGATCGAATTTTTCCTCCATTGTGAAAGCTACACCAGGTGTCTGCTCACCATCCCTTAATGTCACATCACATATCTCGATGTCAAGGGGTTTCATATCGAGGAAGCTCATAAGTTCATTTCTGGAATAATCATCAGTATTAGACATAGTATTGATTCCCACTGGTTGTTCGAGAAAGCAATATATAAATATGTAGGTTTTGAACCTGATATTCGGTTACCTGAGCTTGCTCTGCACCCTCTCATAGAAACCGCTTGCAGAGGTTTCCACAAATCTTGCAGGGAAATTGGACCTTGTCAATGTGACAACATCATTTTCCTGTATCGTATGGGTATACTGACCATCGACAACAAGCGCCGCTTCCTTTTCCGGAATGATCATCTCTACCTTGATGAGACTTTCTGCAGGCACCACCCACGGCCTTGAGGACAACTTGAACGGTGCCAGAGGCACGATCAGAGTAGCATTGACGTTCGGGTCAATGATCGGCCCTCCTGCGCTCATTGCATAAGCAGTTGAGCCGGTAGGGGTTGCGATAACAACACCATCAGCACGGACATCCTCCACTTCGCGGTCATCGATGGTTATCCTGAAGGTCAGTATCTTTGCAGGCCTTGCAGTTGTAAGCACGACCTCATTGGTTGCCGGAGGTATCCTTTCCCCGTTAAGTTTAACGTTAAGCCGGGAACGTTCTGTATACTTGAAGCCCTGCAGCGCTTCCCCGATGGCCTTAATAGCATCCGCTGGATTCACATCAACAAGGAATCCAAGAGTTCCCATGTTTATTCCCAATATCGGAAGCGGATCATCCATACGGGCAATAGTGCGAAGTACAGTACCATCGCCGCCCACCGAGATAAGAAGTTCAACGCCTTTGTCCCTCATCTCTTCTATAGCGATGACCTCCACATCCTGCAGGTCCAGGGGGTCAGCTGTGTTAGAAGTAACAGCAATATCGACCTGAGACTTGAAATGTTCAACGATATCCCGGACCATATCAAGTGCATCCTCATGGTCACATCTTGATACGATCCCGATCTTTTTGATGGTCATAATTACCTCCTAATAAGCTTCAATATATCAGAATGCGCATGTCCGTTCGAAGCTACCATATAAAATGGATTTATCACACTGCCCTTTAATTTAAGCGGCCCACCCTCACCATCAGTAACTTTACCTCCGGCTTCTTCTATGATCAATTTACCGGCGGCAACATCCACAAGACGCAGGGAGCCGCGTACATCAACGAATGCATCGGTCCGGCCTGCTGCCACATAACATAGTTCAAGGGCCACACTTCCAAATATCCGGATCCTTCTAACAGCCTTGCAAAGGCTCACTGTCCGTTCCACATGCCTGCGATATCCATACAGGCTCACACAGAAACTATGCAGCACAGAATTTCCGGAAGGAGTGATCTTTTTACCATTGAAATATGCACCATTCCCCAGCCCTGCATGGAATGTATCACCATTTGCAAGGTTTCTCACATATCCAAAATAAAAAGAGGATACGTCCGGTTCGCCAATTGCAATGGAAATACTGTAAACAGGAATACCGTTGGCCACATTATAGGTACCATCAAGCGGATCCAGAACGATGGAAAATTCAGGATCCTCGCCCAGTTTGACCTCTCCGAACTCCTCAGTGAGGATCCTCATGGAGCGGCCATCTTCACGAAGGACATCAAGAATCGCCTGTTCAGAAACATCATCAATAAGCTTGGTGTCCGTACCATCGGCACCCACATAGACCGTTTCGAAGGCCTCAGAAGTATCTACAAGCTCAGAGATCGCTTTTGAAGCTGCATCTGCGAGACGGTCGCAGAATTCCAGTGCCTCCGGGAAGGATATCATATTCAGATGGAAAAATAATGGGCAGATCAGATGCCCATCTTAGCGTTCGTTTCAGCAATGGACTTCTGTCCGTCGCTCTCAAGCTCCATCATTGCACGAATGGCATCCACATTCTCAGGTATGACATCTGATTCCTGGTGAATGGCCTGGAAGAAGTAAAGTTCTCCTTCATACATTGTGATGGATTCGTTCCACACGCAGTTCTCCCACATATCGCCCCTTGGCCTTCCAAGGTCCTTTGCGAGCTCCATGATCTCAGCGGTGGATGTTATGCCCTGTCCGACGAACCTTACTCGGCTCTGCTCTGCAAGAATGCTCTCTACATCTTCCGCAGTGCATTCCTTCTCAAGCTCAAGGTTGATGGTGTGCAGGTGCATCAATGTTGTAGGGAGTTTGACGGCTGTTGTTGCAACGTCAATGCCAGGTATGACGGTCTTCACATCAGGACCGTGGTGTGATGGCAACTTGATGGGGTTCGGGACGATCGCATTGATAGGACCGTGCTTGATGTCATTTGGGTCAGCAGATCTTCTCATAAGGGTTATGCGTGCCTTCTTCACTCCAAACTCATTGTTAAGTGGTGAAAGGACACGGCAAAGTCCGGTTGTGTTACAGGAAACTACCCTGACGAAGTCCTTTCCAAGGGCCTCTTCATAGTTGGTCTCAGCGTTGAAGGAGCAACCTGCAAGCTCGTGTGCCTCACCGCCCTGCCAGATGGCCTTGACACCTGCCTTTTCATAAAGTTCCTTGTTGGTAACACCGACTTTACCTGGCGTACAGTCAACCACAACATCGGCTGCTTCGACCATTTCCTCAACAGTACCTGCAACTTCAATGCCAGCTTCCTCCATGGAGCCGACCCTGTCAGCAAGAGTATAGACAGGATATCCCTTATCCTGTGCCATTACGGTCTCGAAGTTAGGGCGGGTCTTTGCAATACCTATGATCTCCATGTCGTCCTGAAGCATCACAGCATCTGCAACTCTTTTACCAATGGTTCCGTATCCGTTTATTGCAACTTTAGCTTTAGTCATTTAATGTACCTTCCATTACGAATTTGACACATTTCAGTATAAGTATATCAGTATGAATGATAATCCGGCGTCGGAGCTTACATGCCCGCAGGAACGATATGGCTCCTGCAGCCATCCAAATGGCTCCTGTTGCCCCTTTAATTTAATTTCCAATAATTATAGTTTCCCCTTTTGAAAAATCGACCTCTTTTATTGTACCGAAGATGATCGTCTTTTCCCCAAATATCCCCGTAAGCTCTATGGAATCACCATCAACCAACATCTTTGTGACGGATTCCATCACCAATTCCCTTTCATCGCCTTTGACAACTATTGCATTCAGTTCGCACATATTTGCACCTTCTAATATTATGATGGTCACAACCACCGGTGAAACTACATGAACTAAGTATATGCTTTAGATCACGCATTAATATGTTCTAATAATAGATAACTACTTTCACACGAAATTACAGATCTCACCTGACAAGTTTTGCCACGGAACATCCCATCTCAAGACCCATATCCTCTGCTACGGCTTCACATTTTGTACGAAGCAGATATGCAATAGACCCAAAGTTCTCCTCGGACATCGTTTCATAATTGGCCATGCCTTTGCTTATGATGAGGCTTGCATTTTCAAGGGCCTCTATGAACTCAGCAGGAGCTTCATCAAAGCAGACACCTACTGCATTTGATCCTGTGGTCAGCACCCGATCCACCTTTTTATCAAGCTCAAGCTCATGAACGTTCTCCATAGTAACATCAGTAAGCATGGGAGCACCACGCACAACAAGTGTGATCTTGCCGCCGACCTTCCTGATTATATCAAAGACGAGAGTATCAAGGATTATCTCGCCACAGTTATCGACCACATAGACAACATCATCGAGCATTCCGAACATCTCGGAGGTATCGTCCACATCAAGATCTTTCCTGAATATTTCCGCAAATGTCCTGTCAAAGACATCTTCACCAACATCAAATCCCATGATGCCAAAGTCAAAGAAGTTCCCGATAACAGAAGCAAGTACGGCCCGCCTGAACATCTCCTCATCGGAAGGGGAGCCCTCATACACGAGAGAGTGAGCATAAGGATACACTTTTTCTGCGATCCTGTTGCTTAATTTCCTTAGCTCAACATAGGGATCATCATCACCAAGCATTTCATAAGCTTTCCTATGGATCGCAGTAGATACAACGCCTGCCGCCACTCCGGGCTTATAGGTCTCTTTAAGCACATCAAGACCTGCCTGCATCGTCCTATATATTAGATCATCATCATCTGTTGAAAGTTTTGCTTCATAGTGTACCCTTGAGAGAAGGCAGTATGTACATCTTGGATCCATTTTCATTATTTTAGCCCTTTAGATTGTGATAATAATTTAGTGTCACTAACAGATGGATGTATCAAATAGACGCCATACACATAAGTTTAACTCTGAATACTGGTTTTGGCCAGTCACGGCACCAGCATAAGCGGAAAGGCATTTCCGGCATAAATCGAACATAATAGAAAAGACTAAAAATAGTAAATAAATAACCTTAAAAAGAAAGATTTGAGATAATAAAATATACTATTATCCTAGTTTGACATATTTTATATAAATATATGTATTGCTCATAATTAGGTTCGACTAAAAACGCATATGAAAAGAAAAAAGGAAAAAAGAAACAAAACAAAGTAACCTTTTAATCCAGTGATTTTAGAATAATCCTTACTTGTTTTAGGGAGTATTCCACCCCAAATTTCTCCTTGATCAGGGCTGCAATCTGAGAAGTTTTAACGACCTTATGCAACCTCAGATACAGCCTGAGATCATCCCTCTGTTCCTCACTGAGTTTGGAGGGACGGCCACCTCCATGCCGAGGTAGCAAACCAG encodes the following:
- the cdhB gene encoding CO dehydrogenase/acetyl-CoA synthase complex subunit epsilon, coding for MVDVIKNTQIHCTYGCKTSKAVQPNVAGKMISKAKRPLFIVGSQILKDEELLKRTIEIAKKADLPVAATGHSISGMVDSGVNAKYINVHLLATYLCDPNWNGLDGEGQYDTVIMLGHMKYYLNQVLSGLKSFSSLKTISIERHYVQNATMSFGNISPEVHIEALDELIENL
- the cdhC gene encoding CO dehydrogenase/CO-methylating acetyl-CoA synthase complex subunit beta encodes the protein MAEEFPFEISPMFEGERIRKDGMHVELSGPKSKGYELVRATPMDEVEDGRFTLIGPDLSEMEEGSRHPFAMIYKIAGELVEEDLESIVERRNHDFQNYIQGMMHLNQRYDVWVRVSKDAVSKGLTSFEPIAKAVMMLFKNELPFIEKVEAVYVTDLAEIEKEMDAVKAVYQSRDDRTRDLHEEDVDTFYGCSLCQSFAPSNVCVITPDRISLCGAINWFDGRAAAKVDPEGPQFAIPKGDVIDVESGEFSGVNEIAKSLSSGEYDRIKLHSFFEYPHTSCGCFEVVGFYIPEVDGIGWIDRDYAGTAPNGLPFSTMAGQTGGGKQVAGFLGVGINYFRSPKFIQADGGWGRVVWMPKNLKDRVLSDIPAEIADKVATEEDAADLDSLRNFLTDKAHPIVERWEAEEEPEEEEEVKEEAAAPTMMQAAMPMQGMPMMMPSSSGTGGVKIILKNAKVSIDKVIIQKKE
- a CDS encoding rhomboid family intramembrane serine protease, with the protein product MDNKCWICGKQEPMMFTCRHCGKTFCSDHRLPERHACEGLERGAGYSSGTSGTSGNYNRTYTGGQSYGPEVDEAIKNMMKDAAKTAAKGAATGAVYRTRSSISTSPSMAIIFICIISFFLELIPGYVELFQLVPSMIFARPWTMITHMFLHGGFGHIFFNMLVLFFFGRELERRIGKDMFLYVYFISGIVAALGYALTSNTGLPMIGASGAIMGVFATLTVLAPEMQVYVYFIPMRIKYALLLFALLDFALIGANDMVAHTAHLSGVLVGLYMGFRIKSSGKQRRRTGYDTRRW
- a CDS encoding NAD(+)/NADH kinase; amino-acid sequence: MTIKKIGIVSRCDHEDALDMVRDIVEHFKSQVDIAVTSNTADPLDLQDVEVIAIEEMRDKGVELLISVGGDGTVLRTIARMDDPLPILGINMGTLGFLVDVNPADAIKAIGEALQGFKYTERSRLNVKLNGERIPPATNEVVLTTARPAKILTFRITIDDREVEDVRADGVVIATPTGSTAYAMSAGGPIIDPNVNATLIVPLAPFKLSSRPWVVPAESLIKVEMIIPEKEAALVVDGQYTHTIQENDVVTLTRSNFPARFVETSASGFYERVQSKLR
- a CDS encoding homocitrate synthase family protein; translated protein: MSNTDDYSRNELMSFLDMKPLDIEICDVTLRDGEQTPGVAFTMEEKFDLARELDAIGVEVIEAGFPVVSSSEKEIVKEISNMGLDSNICCLARSVISDVDAAIDCDVDIVSIFIAMSDLHLKFKYHKSCADVFSCAMGAIEHAKDHGLKVRFAAEDGTRTDVETLKKAFLAAEEYKVDYVSIADTIGILSPATTHYLVSEIKKVVNTPICIHCHDDLGMATANTLVAAEAGAKQLHTTVNGIGERAGNASLEELLVALRVQHGIDRYDTTKLTAISGKLQEYSGLPIAVNKSVVGKHAFTHESGIHVMAILEEPRTYELFSPEMVGGKRNLIVGKHTGKKALRGIVEDLGYHLDHDELCTLIGKVKNCTEVKKGLSRDRLESLIQMVQSHQE
- the cdhA gene encoding CO dehydrogenase/acetyl-CoA synthase complex subunit alpha encodes the protein MSELTTGSFSIDDLENVQITINNIVGAIEKEAESSDVELGPTVKPNVSTLRDWDHNILDRYNAVYTPMCDQCCYCTFGPCDLSGNKEGACGIDLAGHNAREFMLRVITGAAAHSGHGRHLLHHLIGLYGKDHPLDVGATNIIAPNVQLVTGVQPKTLGDLDNVLSYVEEQLTQLLAAVHMGQEGAAIDFESKALHGGMLDHVGMEISDIAQISCLEFPKADEEPPLSDIGMGCIDSSKPTLIVIGHNVAAITDIIDYMEDNGLNDTMELGGLCCTALDMTRYKAEDRTAPQAKIVGTLAKELKTIRSGIPDVIVVDEQCIRADVLEEASKLMIPVITTNDKVMYGLKDRSNDDIEDIIEDLTTGKEKGALMFDYEKLGELAPRLTMMMSEIRKQKGIKALPAEEDLKAIADTCVHCGACEIACPDSLPLSEAFTHLSEGDLTKFEWIHDKCIACGRCEFACPKDITIVDVIEKCSQRLISEEVGKVRAGRGPISDPEIREEGVNLVLGTTPGIVALVGCSNYPDGTKDLYRIADEMLRRNYIVVVSGCSAMDLGMYKNEDGLTLYEQYPSRFRSGGLMNTGSCVSNSHISGAVIKVAAIFAQKNISGNYEEIADYTLNRVGAVGVAWGAYSQKAASIGTGCNRLGVPVILGPHGSKYRRALIAKPYEEEKWKVFDARDGSEMPIPAAPDYLLTTAETVEEMMPMLAKSCIRPSDNNMGRMIKLTHYIELTQKYLGVMPDDWHKFVRTETDLPLAKREELLKILEAEHGWEIDWKRKKILSGPAMKSDVSAQPTNLKRLCKEA
- a CDS encoding TIGR00288 family NYN domain-containing protein; this encodes MQNVKTGFNSIVKYLSTKKETDRRRIGLLVDGPNVLRKEFNVNLEEIRDVLKEYGNVKIGRVFLNQYASDKLVEAIENNGFEPIICSSDVDVRLAVEGMELVYNPTIDTIALVTRDADFKPLLTKANEHGKETIIFGVEPGFSTALRNSSDYVVILDNNQMNYYEEEENDRSHVLRTSTTI